One genomic segment of Chloroflexota bacterium includes these proteins:
- a CDS encoding carboxymuconolactone decarboxylase family protein, which yields MTARLDYRAELPAAIGAMSGLEQVVESSTLEPLLLELVKVRASQINGCAYCLDMHTKDARAIGEDEQRLHLVTVWREAPFFTPRERAALAWTETLTLLPETGAPDEVYEAMAAAFDPAEQVALTLAIVAINGWNRLAVGFRRPVGSYVSHRHQEPAAG from the coding sequence ATGACCGCCCGACTGGATTACAGGGCGGAGCTGCCCGCTGCCATCGGGGCCATGAGTGGACTCGAGCAGGTCGTCGAGTCGAGCACGCTCGAGCCTCTCCTGCTTGAGCTCGTGAAGGTTCGTGCCTCCCAGATCAACGGCTGCGCGTATTGCCTCGACATGCACACCAAGGATGCCCGGGCCATCGGAGAGGATGAGCAGCGGCTCCACCTCGTCACTGTGTGGCGCGAGGCGCCGTTCTTCACGCCCCGCGAGCGGGCTGCCCTGGCCTGGACCGAGACGCTCACCCTGTTGCCCGAGACCGGTGCTCCCGACGAGGTCTACGAGGCGATGGCCGCCGCGTTCGACCCGGCCGAGCAGGTCGCGCTGACCCTGGCCATCGTGGCCATCAACGGCTGGAACCGGCTGGCGGTCGGCTTTCGGCGGCCCGTCGGATCGTACGTCTCCCACCGCCATCAGGAGCCAGCGGCAGGTTGA
- a CDS encoding NADH-quinone oxidoreductase subunit H has translation MTAAVGRTWTRLTIAGKVVFVAVPLLLALLVPLGIAIVLWGGAIVDFLAANLPLVRFAVAATAVLLMTVPTAFLIIYMEMKVIALMNLRVGPDRVGPFGSALSVVHGLKVLMKEDFTPTGVDPLVFTWAPVVVYLASVMALLVIPFGPGLFGQGDINLALLYFFAIGGLSVVGLLMAGWSSFNKYSLLGGLRSAAQVVSYEIPLTLSVVGLILLAGTMSLNRIVLMQSGSVLDWNIFRQPLGALIFLIAAAAEANRTPFDLTEADSEIVAGYATEYSGMRFGFFFFAEYVNVFIISALTVTLFFGGWTAPLDWPWPIVSSLDPGSLGIGLLILIAIVPLIGTLLLAAPFFVARSSMPAWQALVIGFILFNLLAVVAVAGWAFLTFDWVAGLLWFLGKTYVFVFTFVWLRGTLPRVRIDQLMGFAWKWLLPASLLNLFVTAAAIVVVGR, from the coding sequence GTGACCGCCGCCGTCGGCCGCACCTGGACGAGGCTGACGATCGCCGGCAAGGTGGTCTTCGTCGCGGTCCCGCTGCTCCTCGCCCTGCTTGTGCCGCTCGGTATCGCCATCGTCCTGTGGGGCGGCGCGATCGTCGACTTCCTCGCCGCGAATCTCCCGCTCGTCCGGTTCGCCGTGGCCGCGACGGCCGTCCTCCTCATGACCGTCCCGACGGCCTTCCTCATCATCTACATGGAGATGAAGGTCATCGCCCTCATGAACCTGCGGGTCGGTCCGGATCGCGTGGGTCCGTTCGGATCCGCCCTGTCCGTCGTCCACGGGCTCAAGGTCCTCATGAAGGAGGACTTCACGCCGACCGGGGTGGACCCACTCGTCTTCACGTGGGCGCCGGTGGTCGTCTACCTCGCGAGCGTCATGGCCCTCCTCGTCATCCCCTTCGGGCCGGGGCTGTTCGGGCAGGGCGACATCAACCTCGCCCTCCTCTACTTCTTCGCGATCGGCGGGCTGTCCGTCGTCGGCCTGCTCATGGCCGGCTGGTCGAGCTTCAACAAGTACTCGCTCCTCGGCGGACTCCGGTCGGCAGCCCAGGTCGTGAGCTACGAGATCCCGCTCACGCTCTCGGTCGTCGGGCTCATCCTCCTCGCCGGGACGATGAGCCTCAACCGGATCGTCCTCATGCAATCCGGCTCGGTCCTCGACTGGAACATCTTCCGCCAGCCGCTCGGGGCGCTCATCTTCCTCATCGCGGCTGCAGCCGAGGCGAACCGGACACCGTTCGACCTCACCGAGGCGGACAGCGAGATCGTCGCGGGCTACGCGACCGAGTACAGCGGCATGCGGTTCGGCTTCTTCTTCTTCGCCGAATACGTCAACGTCTTCATCATCTCCGCCCTCACCGTGACCCTCTTCTTCGGCGGCTGGACGGCACCGCTCGACTGGCCGTGGCCGATCGTCTCCTCGCTCGACCCGGGCAGCCTCGGAATCGGCCTGCTCATCCTCATCGCGATCGTGCCGCTGATCGGGACCCTCCTCCTGGCCGCTCCGTTCTTCGTCGCCCGAAGCTCGATGCCCGCCTGGCAGGCCCTCGTCATCGGGTTCATCCTCTTCAATCTCCTCGCGGTCGTCGCGGTGGCCGGCTGGGCGTTTCTCACCTTCGACTGGGTCGCCGGGCTCCTCTGGTTCCTCGGCAAGACGTACGTCTTCGTGTTCACGTTCGTCTGGCTCCGGGGGACCCTGCCACGGGTCCGCATCGATCAGCTCATGGGTTTCGCCTGGAAGTGGCTCCTGCCTGCCTCGCTCCTCAACCTGTTCGTCACGGCCGCCGCGATCGTCGTGGTGGGTCGGTGA
- a CDS encoding hemerythrin domain-containing protein, whose protein sequence is MPIQQDAEAAAAIRAHHDELRDTLRARVGDLRDAVRAGRPRGVSERAVLGYLEGDLLPHAAAEEAALYPAGDTGLTALLVRAMREEHKGIIAHVERLRGAADGLEAVATASAILALFEAHLWKENELLIPALVADPSVSLGELLSGLHELVG, encoded by the coding sequence ATGCCGATCCAGCAGGACGCGGAGGCCGCCGCGGCGATCCGGGCGCACCACGACGAGCTGCGGGACACCCTCCGCGCACGCGTCGGTGATCTGCGCGATGCGGTCCGGGCCGGTCGACCGCGCGGGGTTTCGGAGCGCGCGGTCCTCGGCTATCTGGAGGGCGACCTGCTGCCGCACGCCGCCGCCGAGGAGGCAGCGCTCTACCCGGCCGGCGACACCGGCCTGACAGCCCTCCTCGTCCGGGCCATGCGCGAGGAGCACAAGGGAATCATCGCCCATGTCGAGCGCCTCCGCGGGGCCGCCGACGGACTGGAGGCGGTGGCGACCGCGAGCGCCATCCTCGCCCTGTTCGAGGCGCATCTGTGGAAGGAGAACGAGCTGCTCATCCCGGCCCTCGTGGCCGACCCGAGCGTATCGCTCGGCGAGCTGCTGAGCGGTCTCCACGAGCTGGTCGGCTGA
- a CDS encoding metal-sulfur cluster assembly factor — protein MADQPLRLARLLGPEVDAGRLVEELRAVIDPELGVNIVDLGLVYGAEMVDGVAHILMTTTTPACPIGSYLRDEIRWALLRVDRVLDVEVELTHEPPWSPDRMSDAAKAQLGWDR, from the coding sequence ATGGCTGACCAGCCCCTTCGCCTGGCCCGCCTGCTCGGCCCGGAGGTCGACGCCGGGCGGCTCGTCGAGGAGCTCCGCGCGGTCATCGACCCCGAGCTCGGGGTCAACATCGTCGACCTCGGGCTCGTCTACGGTGCGGAGATGGTCGATGGCGTCGCGCACATCCTGATGACGACGACGACGCCGGCGTGTCCGATCGGGTCATACCTCCGTGACGAGATCCGCTGGGCGCTGCTTCGGGTCGATCGGGTCCTCGACGTCGAGGTCGAGCTGACCCACGAACCGCCGTGGTCGCCGGACCGGATGAGCGACGCGGCCAAGGCCCAGCTCGGGTGGGACCGGTGA
- a CDS encoding DinB family protein, which translates to MTERTVPDWDPRDPSVGAQLSAAGTDREPTALATMRAMLTVLDALVRSAPADFLERRPAPDEWSPREVLGHLLYVERLLRERTATMVADAQETPMPKGAPAPPAPAPIASLAEWRRERGETLAWLPTLGPAELERASVSPRFGRITAREQIDEWAYHDLDHLRQLLAAIESELYPRIGGYQRLYPPPFSAASSTDDGQPPPASVPAGPD; encoded by the coding sequence ATGACCGAGCGGACCGTACCCGACTGGGATCCTCGCGACCCCTCCGTGGGGGCCCAGCTCAGTGCCGCGGGCACCGACCGAGAGCCAACTGCGCTGGCCACGATGCGCGCGATGCTGACGGTGCTCGATGCACTGGTGCGATCGGCCCCCGCCGACTTCCTCGAGCGGCGGCCGGCGCCCGATGAGTGGTCCCCGCGAGAGGTGCTCGGTCACCTGCTCTATGTCGAGCGGCTGCTCCGGGAGCGGACGGCGACCATGGTGGCGGACGCCCAGGAAACCCCCATGCCAAAGGGCGCGCCGGCGCCGCCGGCGCCCGCACCGATCGCGTCGCTGGCGGAGTGGCGCCGGGAGCGCGGCGAGACCCTCGCCTGGCTGCCCACGCTCGGGCCAGCCGAACTCGAGCGGGCGAGCGTGAGCCCGCGTTTCGGACGGATCACCGCCCGCGAGCAGATCGACGAGTGGGCCTATCACGACCTCGACCATCTCCGCCAGCTCCTGGCCGCGATCGAGAGCGAACTCTACCCGCGGATTGGTGGGTACCAGAGGCTCTATCCACCGCCGTTCTCGGCGGCCTCGTCCACGGACGATGGGCAGCCGCCTCCGGCGTCGGTGCCCGCCGGGCCGGACTGA
- a CDS encoding DUF2249 domain-containing protein: MTVERILDVRAEPPSRRHTVIFEAFEALDAGVGFELVNDHDPKPLYYQFAAERPGTFTWDYLEEGPEVWRVRIGRPTVPNVTAAAGA; the protein is encoded by the coding sequence ATGACTGTCGAGCGCATCCTTGACGTTCGCGCCGAGCCGCCGAGCCGCCGCCACACTGTGATCTTCGAGGCGTTCGAGGCGCTGGACGCAGGCGTGGGCTTCGAGCTCGTGAACGACCACGACCCCAAGCCCCTCTACTACCAGTTCGCAGCGGAGCGGCCGGGAACGTTCACCTGGGACTACCTCGAGGAGGGCCCGGAGGTCTGGCGCGTCCGCATCGGGCGGCCCACCGTGCCGAACGTGACTGCGGCCGCGGGAGCTTGA
- a CDS encoding MarR family transcriptional regulator → MQAMSSPQHRHRVLAGLTRSRLLAVLRQADGPVGVRELAETVGLHPNSVREQLDQLVDAGLVARSIAPSAGRGRPSLRYVAEPEDGDPDPSAYRELARVLADQLALQPDPAGSATRAGDRWGRTMAADAAPTPNASDAVDRLVTLLDHAGFAPERPAGASDPIRLRHCPFGPLAREHQDVVCGVHLGLMRGALRELGAPLDAVRLEPFVAPDLCVAHLGPREGSADG, encoded by the coding sequence ATGCAAGCCATGTCATCGCCACAGCACCGCCACCGTGTCCTCGCCGGGCTCACCCGCTCGAGACTCCTCGCCGTCCTCCGCCAGGCCGACGGTCCGGTTGGGGTGCGCGAGCTCGCCGAGACGGTCGGCCTCCACCCGAACTCCGTACGCGAGCAGCTCGACCAGCTCGTGGACGCGGGGCTCGTCGCCCGGAGCATCGCCCCATCCGCGGGCCGCGGGCGACCGAGCCTCCGGTATGTTGCCGAACCGGAGGATGGAGATCCCGACCCCAGCGCCTATCGCGAACTCGCCCGGGTCCTCGCGGACCAGCTCGCCCTCCAGCCCGACCCGGCCGGTTCCGCGACCCGCGCCGGGGACCGCTGGGGCCGCACGATGGCCGCCGACGCAGCACCCACGCCCAACGCCAGCGACGCCGTCGACCGCCTCGTCACGCTGCTCGACCACGCGGGCTTCGCTCCAGAGCGGCCGGCAGGCGCCAGTGACCCGATCCGCCTTCGCCACTGCCCGTTCGGGCCTCTTGCGCGGGAGCACCAAGACGTCGTCTGTGGGGTCCATCTCGGCCTGATGCGGGGAGCGCTCCGGGAGCTGGGGGCACCGCTCGATGCCGTCCGCCTCGAACCCTTCGTCGCCCCGGACCTGTGCGTCGCACATCTCGGGCCTCGAGAGGGTTCGGCCGATGGCTGA
- a CDS encoding NAD(P)H-dependent oxidoreductase subunit E gives MSQLPGLGIVKGMAITLRRFFEPKATIRYPEVAATITPKFRGRLQLLYDEWGTLKCETCFQCAQACPIECIDMGGTDTKGRYHVHWGAPETYGERREESALRRSGRTVPDEAYAHFDTPDGLAAVDAILDAHDRDPARMLAILEATQARFGYLPVAALKRISHATGAWYAMIYGTASYYRHLRFEAPEAVEQAAAVAHHRPSEEAFIAALDTALGRPGRA, from the coding sequence GTGAGCCAGCTGCCCGGCCTCGGCATCGTCAAGGGGATGGCGATCACGCTTCGGCGCTTCTTCGAGCCGAAGGCCACCATCCGCTACCCGGAAGTCGCGGCGACGATCACGCCGAAGTTCCGGGGGCGGCTGCAGCTCCTCTATGACGAATGGGGCACGCTCAAGTGCGAGACCTGCTTCCAGTGCGCCCAGGCCTGCCCGATCGAATGCATCGACATGGGCGGGACGGACACGAAGGGCCGCTACCACGTCCACTGGGGAGCGCCGGAGACGTATGGCGAGCGGCGCGAGGAGTCAGCACTCCGCCGATCCGGGCGGACGGTGCCGGACGAGGCGTACGCCCACTTCGACACACCGGACGGCCTCGCCGCCGTCGACGCGATCCTCGATGCGCACGACCGCGACCCGGCCCGCATGCTCGCGATCCTCGAGGCGACGCAGGCCCGGTTCGGCTATCTCCCGGTGGCGGCGCTCAAGCGGATCTCCCACGCGACGGGGGCGTGGTACGCGATGATCTACGGCACCGCCTCGTACTACCGTCATCTCCGCTTCGAGGCACCCGAGGCGGTCGAGCAGGCCGCGGCCGTCGCCCACCACCGGCCGTCGGAGGAGGCGTTCATCGCGGCGCTCGACACCGCGCTCGGACGCCCGGGACGGGCCTGA
- the nuoB gene encoding NADH-quinone oxidoreductase subunit NuoB produces the protein MPTKADYVLDLLRANSLWPLLSGLACCAIEMMSAATSVNDMDRWGMFPFRASPRQADVLIVAGTCTTKMAGPLVRLWEQMPEPKWCVAMGDCTCSGGRYKRSYSTIQGIDRIMPVDVYVPGCPPRPEGLIYGMMKLQQIVKDRRGHWPERAIGPTVPDGV, from the coding sequence ATCCCGACGAAGGCGGACTATGTGCTCGACCTCCTCCGGGCGAACAGCCTCTGGCCGCTCCTGTCCGGCCTCGCCTGCTGTGCGATCGAGATGATGTCGGCGGCGACGAGCGTCAACGACATGGACCGCTGGGGGATGTTCCCGTTCCGCGCGAGCCCGCGCCAGGCGGACGTCCTCATCGTCGCCGGGACGTGCACGACGAAGATGGCCGGCCCCCTCGTCCGCCTGTGGGAGCAGATGCCGGAGCCCAAGTGGTGCGTCGCGATGGGCGACTGCACGTGTTCGGGCGGCCGCTACAAGCGGAGCTACTCGACGATCCAGGGGATCGACCGGATCATGCCCGTCGACGTCTACGTCCCCGGCTGCCCGCCGCGGCCGGAGGGGCTCATCTACGGGATGATGAAGCTCCAGCAGATCGTCAAGGACCGCCGCGGCCACTGGCCGGAGCGAGCCATCGGCCCGACCGTGCCGGACGGCGTCTAG
- a CDS encoding NADH-quinone oxidoreductase subunit D — protein MTTTADDRRTPRHASADDPRVMLDEQIGVFEPVPPYPPRTEREAEFYTLGDGEMFINIGPQHPSTHGVLRIVLKIDGEQVVDLDPVLGYLHRGVEKLCENADYHQAICYTDPLEYVSSLFMEWAPVMAFEKLLDVEVPRRAEYIRVLTGELNRVMSHIMFVGWMALDLGGLTPILWGFIERDEIVEMLASIAGQRMLFNYFRIGGVNGDLNHDFMSRLGRWMSHATSQLDTELALLNENEIFVRRMRGLGVVDRETAMRMCLSGPNLRSTGVPFDVRRAHPYSVYPELDFDVPTRSEGDCLARYLLRMDEVRQSLRIIDQCLHEMPDGPIMAKLPRLLRPRPGRAYAAVEGPRGQLATYAMSDGTDQPFRMRIHDPSFVNLQTVGLVMPGHLIADTMAVMASLDPIMGGVDK, from the coding sequence ATGACGACGACCGCAGACGACCGTCGCACGCCGCGCCACGCCTCGGCCGACGATCCGCGAGTCATGCTCGACGAGCAGATCGGCGTCTTCGAGCCGGTCCCGCCGTATCCGCCACGCACCGAGCGGGAGGCGGAGTTCTACACCCTCGGCGACGGCGAGATGTTCATCAACATCGGACCACAGCACCCGTCGACGCACGGCGTCCTGCGGATCGTCCTCAAGATCGACGGGGAGCAGGTCGTGGATCTCGACCCGGTCCTCGGCTACCTCCACCGCGGAGTGGAGAAGCTCTGCGAGAACGCCGACTACCACCAGGCGATCTGCTACACGGACCCGCTCGAATATGTGAGCTCGCTCTTCATGGAGTGGGCGCCGGTCATGGCCTTCGAGAAGCTCCTCGACGTCGAGGTTCCGCGACGAGCCGAGTACATCCGGGTCCTCACCGGCGAGCTCAACCGGGTGATGAGCCACATCATGTTCGTCGGCTGGATGGCCCTCGACCTCGGCGGTCTCACCCCGATCCTGTGGGGCTTCATCGAACGCGACGAGATCGTCGAGATGCTGGCGAGCATCGCCGGTCAGCGGATGCTCTTCAACTACTTCCGGATCGGCGGGGTCAACGGCGACCTGAACCACGACTTCATGAGCCGTCTCGGGCGCTGGATGAGTCACGCGACGAGCCAGCTCGACACGGAGCTCGCCCTCCTCAACGAGAACGAGATCTTCGTCCGCCGGATGCGCGGCCTCGGCGTCGTCGATCGGGAGACGGCGATGCGGATGTGCCTGAGCGGCCCGAACCTGCGCTCCACCGGCGTCCCGTTCGACGTCCGCCGGGCTCATCCGTACAGCGTCTACCCGGAGCTCGACTTCGACGTGCCGACCCGGAGCGAGGGCGACTGCCTGGCGCGGTACCTGCTCCGGATGGACGAGGTGCGCCAGAGTCTCCGCATCATCGACCAGTGTCTCCATGAGATGCCGGACGGGCCGATCATGGCGAAGCTCCCCCGGCTTCTCCGCCCGCGACCCGGTCGGGCCTACGCGGCGGTCGAGGGACCGCGCGGCCAGCTCGCGACGTATGCGATGAGCGACGGAACGGATCAGCCGTTCCGGATGCGGATCCACGACCCGAGCTTCGTCAATCTCCAGACCGTGGGCCTCGTCATGCCGGGCCACCTCATCGCCGACACGATGGCGGTCATGGCCTCCCTCGATCCGATCATGGGCGGGGTGGACAAGTGA
- a CDS encoding NADH-quinone oxidoreductase subunit C yields MDRALKRRLEVRFGDLLGGPVHQRHDETEIRIPPAEVPAVLRALHDEPEFRFTFLGDLCGVDTGTEMQAVYHLWSETSPDWLRVVAVGLSRDDPRVPSVTFLWKGAEWQEREAYDMFGITFEGNRDLRRIYMPPDYTSFPLRKDFFLPDDASRSPGGGVRHMEQVHAPVNATPGAVVRRSTAG; encoded by the coding sequence ATGGACCGAGCGCTCAAGCGCCGCCTCGAGGTGCGGTTCGGCGATCTGCTCGGTGGCCCGGTCCACCAGCGCCACGACGAGACGGAGATCCGGATCCCACCGGCGGAGGTCCCGGCCGTCCTCCGGGCGCTCCACGACGAGCCGGAGTTCCGATTCACGTTCCTCGGCGACCTGTGCGGGGTGGACACGGGCACGGAGATGCAGGCGGTCTATCACCTCTGGAGCGAGACCTCGCCGGACTGGCTCCGCGTCGTCGCCGTCGGCCTGTCGCGGGACGATCCGCGCGTCCCGTCGGTCACCTTCCTGTGGAAGGGTGCCGAGTGGCAGGAACGCGAGGCCTATGACATGTTCGGCATCACGTTCGAGGGGAACCGGGACCTCCGGCGGATCTACATGCCGCCCGACTACACGAGCTTCCCGCTCCGCAAGGACTTCTTCCTGCCTGACGATGCGTCACGCTCGCCGGGCGGCGGCGTCCGCCACATGGAGCAGGTCCACGCGCCGGTGAACGCCACCCCGGGAGCGGTCGTCCGCCGCTCGACGGCCGGCTGA
- a CDS encoding NADH-quinone oxidoreductase subunit A, with amino-acid sequence MSRTAAGGAGRARSEVPLTALWYIVGFAFAGVSFVFLTIGMAWLISHRNRGDVHKGLPYESGIDTYGDTHARFGLSFYIYALLFVAFDIEVIFIYLWALVFRDLLLGGFVSMLIFVAILLLGLGYAWRKGVLTWQ; translated from the coding sequence ATGAGCCGCACGGCGGCCGGCGGTGCCGGACGCGCCCGGAGTGAGGTTCCGTTGACTGCCCTCTGGTACATCGTCGGTTTCGCCTTCGCCGGTGTGTCGTTCGTCTTCCTCACGATCGGCATGGCGTGGCTCATCTCCCATCGGAATCGCGGCGACGTCCACAAGGGCCTGCCGTACGAGAGCGGCATCGACACCTACGGCGACACCCACGCCCGGTTCGGCCTGAGCTTCTACATCTACGCCCTGCTGTTCGTCGCCTTCGACATCGAGGTGATCTTCATCTACCTCTGGGCGCTCGTGTTCCGCGACCTGCTCCTCGGCGGCTTCGTCAGCATGCTCATCTTCGTGGCGATCCTCCTCCTCGGCCTCGGCTATGCGTGGCGCAAGGGGGTGCTCACGTGGCAGTGA
- a CDS encoding SAM-dependent methyltransferase — MTFEPGIRRTPPDDGPLPDSDPVLVARLRAEIATGGPLTFARFMELALTDRERGYYATSHDRPTRSGDFLTAPELHPIFGATIARSLEEQWRLLGRPDPYLLREYGAGSGTLAEDILRALERDGSHLLEAIAYTPIELFPDREARIRDRLATAGFARAVAGDSRGDGGRGDRAGTILANEFLDALPVHRVEWRDGRLLELYVDWSAEGGGRFVEAPAPPSTPLLAQRLAAEDIDLANGHRAEVNLAIDTWALEALPTLERGFAVVIDYGSEAAALHAPNRMDGTLRAYSGHRAHGDPFVAIGRQDLTAHVDFTAVERAATAAGWRTFGLTSQAEFLVGSGLGEIVAARMAAPDLELAGGLAVRAAVARLLDPNALGGFRVLVLGRGLPEEATLTGLGYRVRR, encoded by the coding sequence ATGACCTTCGAGCCCGGTATCCGCAGGACGCCGCCCGACGATGGACCGCTGCCTGACAGCGACCCGGTCCTCGTGGCGCGACTGCGCGCGGAGATCGCTACCGGCGGGCCGCTGACGTTCGCCCGCTTCATGGAGCTCGCCCTCACCGATCGCGAACGCGGCTACTACGCGACGTCCCACGATCGACCGACGCGATCCGGTGACTTCCTCACCGCGCCGGAGCTCCATCCGATCTTCGGGGCGACCATCGCGCGATCGCTCGAGGAGCAGTGGCGGCTCCTCGGACGACCCGACCCATACCTCCTCCGCGAGTACGGAGCGGGTTCAGGAACGCTCGCCGAGGACATCCTTCGCGCGCTGGAACGGGACGGCTCGCACCTGCTCGAGGCGATCGCCTACACCCCGATCGAACTCTTCCCGGATCGCGAAGCGCGGATCCGAGACCGGCTTGCGACCGCCGGCTTCGCTCGAGCCGTGGCAGGCGACAGTCGCGGCGATGGCGGCCGTGGCGATCGGGCCGGCACGATCCTCGCCAACGAATTCCTCGACGCCCTGCCGGTCCATCGAGTGGAGTGGCGGGACGGGCGACTCCTCGAGCTGTACGTCGACTGGTCGGCGGAAGGCGGCGGACGGTTCGTCGAGGCGCCGGCCCCGCCATCCACCCCACTTCTCGCACAGCGACTCGCCGCCGAGGACATCGACCTCGCGAACGGCCACCGCGCGGAGGTGAACCTCGCGATCGACACGTGGGCGCTCGAGGCGCTGCCCACCCTGGAGCGCGGCTTCGCGGTCGTCATCGACTACGGATCCGAGGCTGCCGCGCTCCATGCCCCGAACCGCATGGACGGCACGCTCCGCGCCTACAGCGGTCATCGAGCCCACGGCGACCCGTTCGTCGCGATCGGCCGGCAGGATCTCACCGCCCACGTCGACTTCACGGCGGTCGAGCGGGCGGCGACGGCCGCCGGCTGGCGGACATTCGGTCTGACATCGCAGGCGGAGTTCCTCGTCGGATCCGGCCTCGGGGAGATCGTCGCCGCACGGATGGCTGCGCCGGACCTTGAGCTCGCGGGGGGGCTCGCCGTGCGGGCGGCCGTCGCACGCCTCCTCGACCCAAACGCTCTCGGCGGCTTCCGCGTGCTCGTCCTGGGCCGCGGACTGCCTGAAGAGGCGACGCTTACCGGGCTCGGCTACCGCGTCCGTCGCTGA
- a CDS encoding AraC family ligand binding domain-containing protein has translation MEQPPARLRRPPAERFAGAEHVYNLADSAAQLRLEPHPAKDGHRQVTIVHRGPVALVLFDFEQDGRLVDHVADGLVTIHTLAGHIQVTTREGRHELGAGTLLVLSPGVVHDLYAAVQSQVLLTVHLESKV, from the coding sequence ATGGAACAGCCGCCGGCACGGTTGCGTCGGCCGCCGGCCGAACGGTTCGCTGGCGCCGAGCACGTCTATAACCTCGCCGACAGTGCCGCCCAGCTCCGACTCGAGCCCCACCCGGCAAAGGACGGTCATCGGCAGGTGACGATCGTCCATCGCGGCCCGGTGGCGCTCGTGCTCTTCGACTTCGAGCAGGACGGCCGACTCGTCGACCACGTGGCTGATGGCCTCGTCACGATCCACACCCTGGCCGGTCACATCCAGGTAACGACCCGTGAGGGCCGCCACGAGCTGGGCGCAGGCACGCTGCTCGTGCTCTCGCCAGGAGTCGTCCACGATCTCTACGCCGCCGTGCAGAGCCAGGTTCTGCTCACGGTTCATCTGGAGTCCAAGGTGTAA
- a CDS encoding DUF488 family protein: MTASNTRNVRLQRAYDEPTPDDGYRVLVDRVWPRGRTKEQLRLDAWARDLGPSTQLRTWFGHDPARWAEFQARYHAELAEPDQAQALDVLAERARQGPVTLVFGARDPERNQALVIADELERRLGVAERS, from the coding sequence ATGACTGCCTCGAACACCCGCAACGTCCGACTGCAGCGGGCCTATGACGAACCGACCCCGGACGACGGGTACCGCGTCCTCGTGGACCGTGTCTGGCCGCGTGGACGGACGAAGGAACAGCTCAGGCTCGACGCCTGGGCACGCGATCTCGGTCCGAGCACGCAGCTCCGCACGTGGTTCGGACACGATCCGGCGCGCTGGGCGGAGTTCCAGGCTCGGTACCACGCGGAGCTCGCCGAGCCAGACCAGGCGCAGGCGCTCGACGTTCTCGCTGAGCGGGCGCGTCAGGGTCCGGTGACCCTCGTCTTCGGTGCGCGCGATCCGGAGCGCAACCAGGCGCTGGTGATCGCCGACGAGCTGGAGCGACGCTTGGGGGTGGCGGAACGATCATGA